The stretch of DNA CAACGGGACGGCCGTGGCCCTTGAGGCGGCCGATGCGTGCGGGGCGCGCGGACATCCGGTCTGCGACGACGGACCAGTCGACCAGGCCGGTCTCGACCATCGTCTCCTGGACGACGGAGAGCGCGGTCTCCAGACCGACCATGCCCATGGCGGCCGCGGCCCACTCGCAGTCCTTGTCCTCGTGCGGGTGCGGGGCGTGGTCGGTGGCGACGCAGTCGATCGTGCCGTCGGCCAGGGCCTCGCGCAGCGCCATGACGTCGGCCTTGGTGCGCAGCGGCGGGTTCACCTTGTAGACCGGGTTGTAGGAGCGGACCAGGTCCTCGGTGAGCAGGAGGTGGTGCGGGGTGACCTCGGCGGTGACGTTCCAGCCCTTGGACTTGGCCCAGCGCACCAGCTCCACCGAACCGGCCGTGGAGAGGTGACAGATGTGCACGCGGGAGCCGACGTGGGCGGCGAGCAGGACATCGCGGGCGATGATCGATTCCTCGGCGACGGCGGGCCACCCGCCGAGGCCGAGCTCGGCGGAGACGACGCCCTCGTTCATCTCCGCCCCCTCGGTCAGCCGGGGCTCCTGGGCGTGCTGGGCGACGACCCCGTCGAACGCCTTCACGTACTCCAGGGCGCGCCGCATGATGACGGCGTCGTCGACGCACTTGCCGTCGTCGGAGAAGACCCGCACGCCCGCGGCGCTGTCGTGCATCGCGCCCAGCTCCGCGAGCTGCTTGCCCGCGAGGCCGACGGTGACGGCCCCGACGGGCTGGACGTCGCAGTAGCCGGACTCCTTGCCGAGCCGCCACACCTGCTCGACCACTCCGGCGGTGTCGGCCACGGGGAAGGTGTTGGCCATCGCGTGCACAGCGGTGAACCCGCCGACAGCGGCGGCCCTGGTGCCGGTCAGGACGGTCTCCGAGTCCTCGCGTCCCGGCTCGCGCAGATGGGTGTGGAGGTCGACCAGGCCCGGCAGCAGGACCTGTCCTTCGGCCTCGATGACGGTGGCGCCCTCGGCGTCGAGGCCGCTGCCGACCGAGGCGATGGTCTCGCCGTCGATCAGGACGTCCTGGGTCTCTTTGCCCAGCACGCGCGCGCCCCGGATAAGGATCTTGCTCATGGTTCTACTTCTCCTCGGAGGCGGTGGAGGCGCTGTGCTCGGAGCGCGGGGAATGGGTGCCGGCCTGGGCCTGGTGGGCGGCCTCGGACTCGTTGCCGCCCAGCAGCAGGTAGAGGACTGCCATCCGGATCGATACGCCGTTGGTGACCTGTTCGAGGACGGTGCAGCGGTCGGAGTCGGCGACCTCGGCGGTGATCTCCATGCCACGGACCATCGGACCCGGGTGCATCACGATGGCGTCGCCCGGCATCCTGGCCATGCGCTCGCCGTCGAGGCCGTAGCGCCGCGAGTACTCGCGCTCGGTCGGGAAGAAGGCGGCGTTCATCCGTTCGCGCTGGACCCGCAGCATCATCACGGCGTCCGTCTTGGGCAGGACCCGGTCGAGGTCGTAGGAGACCTCGCAGGGCCACTCCCCGACGCCGATGGGCAGCAGGGTGGGCGGGGCGACAAGGGTGACCTCCGCGCCGAGCGTGTGCAGCAGGTCGACATTGGACCGGGCCACACGGCTGTGCAGGATGTCGCCGACGACGGTGACCCGGCGGCCCGTGAGGTCCTGGCCGAGTCCCGTGTCCCTGCCGATGAGCCTGCGGCGCATGGTGAAGGCGTCGAGGAGCGCCTGGGTGGGGTGCTGGTGGGTGCCGTCACCCGCGTTGATCACGGCGGCGTCGATCCAGCCTGAGGTGGCGAGCCGGTAGGGGGCGCCGGAGGCACCGTGCCTGATGACGACCGCGTCCACGCCCATCGCTTCGAGCGTCTGGGCGGTGTCCTTCAGCGATTCGCCCTTGGAGACGGACGAGCCCTTGGCGGTGAAGTTGATGACGTCGGCGGAGAGCCGCTTCTCCGCGGCCTCGAAGGAGATGCGGGTCCTGGTCGAGTCCTCGAAGAAGAGGTTGACCACGGTACGGCCGCGCAGGGTCGGCAGTTTCTTGATGGGCCGGTCGGCCACCCGCGCCATTTCCTCGGCTGTGTCGAGGATGAGGACGGCGTCGTCGCGGGTGAGGTCGGCGGCCGAGATGAGGTGACGCATCATCTTGGGCTCCAGGGAGGGCAAGCAGGAGATCTTGGCGAATTCGGCGGTTTCGGGCATACGGGCGCACGGTCACCCGGTCGGAGCAGCGGGGTCGTCCGGAGTTCGGGTACTACTGCTCGCCGGTGGCCGGAGCGCTGTTCGCCGCACCGGGAATCCCGAGCAGCACGGCGTCCCTGCCGTCCTCCTCGGCGAGCTGGACCTTGACCGTCTCCCGCAGCGACGTGGGGAGGTTCTTGCCGACGTAATCGGCTCGGATGGGCAGCTCACGGTGGCCGCGGTCGACGAGAACGGCGAGCTGGACGGCGCGCGGCCTGCCGATGTCACCTAGGGCGTCGAGGGCGGCGCGGATGGTGCGGCCCGAGAAGAGAACGTCGTCGACGAGGACGACCAGACGGCCGTCCACGCCGTCCACGGGGATGTCGGTGCGCCCGATCGCGCGGGCGGGCTTCATCCGCAGGTCGTCGCGGTACATCGTGATGTCGAGCGAGCCGACGGGGATGGCCCGGCCGGTGATCTCCTGGAGCTTGGCGGCCAGCCGGCGGGCGAGGAAGACGCCCCGCGTCGGAATGCCGAGCAGCACGACGTCGTCGGCGCCTTTGGCGCGCTCCACGATCTCGTGCGCGATACGGGTCATGACCCGTGCGATGTCGGGGCCCTCAAGGACAGGGCGCGCCTCGTCGGGGTTCTTGGTGTCCATAAAAACGGACCTCCTTCTCCGCCTCTCTGGACGGTTCTTAAAGGACGTCGGAATTGCGCCACCCACGGTACCAGTAGTGACAATGGCCCTGGTCACCCCCCGTCCAGGGAGGCGGTCCCGACCGTTCGGCTTGACGCATCCAAGTAACGCTGCGTAACCTCACAGTGAGTTACCAGTCTTCGTCCGGGGAGCTATATGTCCAGCGAATACGCCAAACAGCTCGGGGCCAAGCTCCGAGCGATCCGCACCCAGCAGGGCCTCTCCCTCCATGGAGTCGAGGAGAAGTCGCAGGGACGCTGGAAGGCAGTCGTGGTCGGTTCGTACGAGCGCGGCGACCGTGCGGTGACGGTGCAGCGCCTCGCCGAGCTGGCCGATTTCTACGGTGTGCCCGTCCAGGAGCTGCTGCCGGGGACGACGCCGGGCGGAGCGGCCGAGCCGCCTCCGAAGCTCGTGCTCGACCTGGAGCGTCTCGCCCACGTCCCCGCGGAGAAGGCGGGCCCGTTGCAGCGGTACGCGGCGACGATCCAGTCCCAGCGCGGCGACTACAACGGCAAGGTGCTGTCGATCCGCCAGGACGACCTGCGCACCCTCGCCGTCATCTACGACCAGTCGCCCTCGGTCCTGACCGAGCAGCTCATCAGCTGGGGCGTACTCGACGCGGACGCGCGGCGCGCGGTCGCCCACGAGGACAACTGAGACACGACCTCTTCTCGCGAGCTGGTGGCTGGCCGGAGAAACGTCACACCGAGGGGCGGACCCGTAACGCGGGTCCGCCCCTCGGTGTTTTGGTGCCTTCCCGCGCCCTGAGGCCCGGTGTGACGAGTGCGGCCCCTGGGGCGGCCGAGAGGGGCGCGGCGCGGCCCGCAGCCCCGGAGACGGCCTCTCAGAGCCGCCGTAAGCATGGAGGTGCGGGGCGGGGACGCCTCGGGCCCGGCCCCCGGGGACGCCTCGGGCCCGGCGCGGGACATCTCCCGTGCCGGGCCCGATGGCCGGCGATACCCGCGCCCGGCGGGTCCTACGCCTCGCGGCGCAGCGTCGGCTTCAGCTCCTTGAAGCGGCCGAGCATGCCGTTCACGAAGGTCGGCGACTCGTCCGTGGAGAACTCCTTGGCGAGTTCGACCGCCTCGTCGATGACCACGGCGTCCGGCGTCCCGTCGACCCAGATCAGCTCGTAGGCGCCGAGCCTGAGGATATTGCGGTCGACGACCGGCATCCGGTCGAGCGTCCAGTCGACGGCGTACTGCGAGATCAGGTCGTCGATACGCGACCGGTAACCGGCGTATCCCTCGACCAGCTCCATCGTGTACTCGCTGACCGGGGGCTGCCGGGTGTCCGTCCTGGCGTGCCTGACCCAGTCGGCGAGCACGGTGACCACGTCGGTACCGCGCTGGTCCGCCTCGAAGAGGATCTGGAACGCCCGCTTGCGGGCCGTATTACGGGCAGCCACGGTTAGCTGTTCACCCGGCCGAGGTAGTCGCCCGTGCGGGTGTCGACCTTGATCTTCTCACCGGTGGTGATGAAGAGCGGGACGGAGATCGAGTGGCCGGTCTCCAGCTCGGCGGGCTTGGTGCCACCGGTGGAGCGGTCGCCCTGAACACCGGGCTCGGTCTCGGCGATCACGAGCTCGACAGCGGCGGGCAGCTCGACGTAGAGGGGGTTGCCCTCGTACATCGCGACGACGGCCTCGAACCCCTCAAGGAGGTAGTTGGCGGCGTCGCCGACGACCTTCGGGTCGATGTGGACCTGGTCGTAGGTGTCCATGTCCATGAAGACGAAGTACTCGCCGTCCTTGTACGAGTACTGCATACCGCGCTTGTCGACGTTGGCCGTCTCGACCTTGACGCCGGCGTTGAACGTCTTGTCGACGACCTTGCCGGAGAGCACGTTCTTGAGCTTGGTGCGCACGAAGGCCGGGCCCTTGCCGGGCTTGACGTGCTGGAACTCGACGACGGACCAGAGCTGGCCGTTGTCGAGCTTGAGCACCATGCCGTTCTTGAGGTCGTTCGTGGAAGCCACGGTTGCGGAATCTCCTGGACGATGGGTTCTCCCTCGTGCCGTCGGGGCCACGGGGGAGCTGGTGGACGACCCAGGAGACGGCGCGCTCAGAGCGCGAGCAGCTCCTTGGTCGTGATGGTGAGTAGCTCGGGTCCGCCGTCCGCCTCCGGGCGGACGACAAGTGTGTCATCGATCCTGACACCGCCCCGGCCCGGGAGGTGGACCCCCGGTTCGACGGTGACCGGCACACAAGCGTCCAGTTTACCCATGGCGGCGGGAGCGAACTGCGGGTCCTCGTCGATTTCCAGTCCTACACCATGTCCCATCAGTGCGGGCAGCCCCTCCGCGTACCCCGCCGAGGTCAGCACCTGGCGGACCGCCCGGTCGACGTCCCGGCAGGCCACACCCGGCACCAGGGCCTCGCGGCCCGCCCGTTGGGCGGCGAACACCAGGTCGTACAGCTCGATCTGCCACTCCTCGGGAGCCGTCCCGATCACGAACGTACGTCCGATCTCGCAGAGGTAGCCTCGGTAGCCGGCGCCGAGACAGACGGTGAGGAAGTCGCCCTCCTCGACCCTGCGGTCGGTGGGGCGGTGCCCGGACACTCCCGCGTTGGGTCCTGTGCCGACCGAGGTCGGGAAGGCCGCCCCGTCGGCGCCGTGGTCGACGAGACGGCGCTCCAGCTCCAGTGCGAGATGGCGTTCGGTGCGGCCCACCAGAATCGATTCGAGGAGCTCCCCGAGGGCCTGGTCGACGATCTCCGCCGCGATGCGCAGGCAGGAGATCTCCTCCTCGTCCTTGACCAGCCTGAGCTGCTCCACAGCGCGCCCGAGGTCGGTGAGGCGGAGCCCTTCCGCTGCGGAGCCGAGAGCGCGGTGCCTGGCCACGGTCAGGTCGTGCTCCTCGACCGCGATCGTCTCCGCTCCGAGGCGTACGGCGAGACCGGCCGCGGCGACGGCGGCGTCCGCGTCGGGCGCGGGCAGCAGCGTGACCCGCAGCGCCTCGTCCGGCCGTCCCTCGTCCTGCCGGCCGGTGGGCTGCCTGGCGCAGAGCAGTACGTCCTCACCGGGCTGTTCCGGGCCGAGGAAGAGGACCGCGCCCCGCGGCGCCGCTCCCGTCAGGTAGCGGACGTTGGCGGGGCGGGAGATGACGGCGGCACCGCTGCCCACCGCCGTGTACCGCTCCCTGAGCCGTTCCCTGCGTGCCGCGTACACCTCTGCCATGGGCCGAGCCTATGAGCGGTGGCGGGCCGGGGCCGGTTCAGCGCGTCCGACCGGGCGGCGGCCGACACGAGGACACGGGACGGGCCGCCCCCGCGCCGCGCCACGTCACCACTGGGGAGGGCTCGCGATGGCGCGGGCCAGCACGTCGTCCAGTACGCGGGCGGTGTCGGCCACGTCGAGGTGGGAGTTGTCGATGATGGGGAGCCCCGACCCGTACCAGCCGGCCATCCGCCCGTGGATGCTGGCGACCTCCTCGTCGGTGAGCCGGCGGTTGCCCCTGCGAGCGGCGTTGCGCTCCAGGACGATCTCCAGGCCCGGCAGGAGCACCACGGGCAGCAGGCCGGGGCCGACGTGCCGCTTCCAGCCGCCGAGCCCCACCACGGGGCGGTCGGGGAAGACCGCGTCGTCGAGGATGCAGGAGATCCCGTTGGCGAGGAAGTTGCGGGCCGCGAAACCGCAGGTGCGGCGGGCCAGCCGGTACTGCGCCTCCGAGTGGTCGTTCCACCCGGTCTGCGGGTCGGCGAAGCCCGAGTGCACCCATTCGCGTACGTCGTCGAGGCTGATGTGGGCCGTGGGGACGCCCCTGCGCGCCGCCCAGTGCTTGGCGACGGTGGTCTTGCCCGCGCCCGCGGGACCGATGAGCAGGACGGCGAGGGTGGTGGCGCCCGTGTCGGCGTGGCCTGGGCCCTGCGGCGGTCTCGGCATGGCGACAGGCCCGCCGGGCGGGAGCTGTACGTGCCCGGTGGTGTCGGGGACGGGCGGGACCCGGGGCGGGGGCGGGCCGGGTGGCGCCGGGGCATGGTGGTGCGGGGCGGGCCCGGGGTTGGCGGGAGGCCCAGGGTGACGCGGAACGGGAGCCGGGGCGCCGGGCGGCGGCGGCAGATGTCCCGCGGCCGGCGGCGGCCCGCCGTTCCCGCCGGGTGGCGGCAGCGCGCTGCCGGGCGGCGGTGGAGGGCCGCCGTGCGGCGGCGGCTGCTGGTCGGCCGTCCATATCGGGTAGGGAACCGGCGGGGGGCCGGAGGGGAGCTGGGCGTGACGCCACCCTTCGGGCGGCGGCGGCTCGGACCCCGCTGCGTGATGCATCCGGTGCCACTCCGTCTCGTACAGGCGACTGGCGCCGGGCGGAAGGAACTTGGGCCTGCCCCCGGCTTTCGGCGCGGGAGGCTTCCCCGCCGTTATCGAACGGTACAGTCCCCGGCCGCTGTTGTGTGAAACAGCCGGGACCGTACGGACGCCGGGGCCCGCCGGGGCCGGTCGTTCCCGATGAGGTGGCCGCTGAGGGCTTTTCCTTGTCGGGCCGGGCGGGCACGGGCCCTGACCACGCCGCTGCCGCGGACCTCCGCGACCGTCGGCCGCCGTCGCGGGCACCCCGGAGGTTGCCCGCGCCCGGCACCCGGTGCCGTGCGGCCTACGGTCGCCGTGTCCCCGCCTCCGCACCCGAAGGCGGGGACGCGGAGGCGCGGAGACACGGAGGCGGGTGGGTCAGCCCGAGACCTCGCCGTAGGCGGCGAGCAGCACCGCCGGGTCGGGGCCTTCCAGGACGGCGGGCTTGCCGAGTCCGTCGAGGACGATGAAGCGGAGCACGTCGCCCCTGGATTTCTTGTCGACCTTCATGTTCTCCACCAAGCGCGGCCACTGGTCGCCCCGGTAGGTGAGCGGCAGCCCCACCGACTCAAGGACGGCCCGGTGCCGGTCGGCCGTGGCGTCGTCGAGGCGGCCGGCGAAACGGCCCAGCTCCGCGGCGAAGACCAGGCCCACGGAGACGGCCGCGCCGTGGCGCCACTTGTAGCGCTCGTTCTTCTCGATGGCGTGGGCGAGCGTGTGCCCGTAGTTGAGGGTCTCGCGCGCCCCGGACTCCTTGAGGTCGCCGGAGACGACATCGGCCTTGACCTGGATGGAGCGCACGATCAGCTCGGCGGTGTGCGGGCCCTCGGGGGTGCGGGCCGCGGCCGGGTCGGACTCGATGAGGTCGAGGATGACCGGGTCGGCGATGAAGCCGGCCTTGATGACCTCGGCGAGCCCGCTGACGAAGTCGTTGACGGGCAGCGAGTCCAGGGCGGCCAGGTCGCAGAGCACACCGGCCGGCGGGTGGAAGGCGCCCACGAGGTTCTTGCCCTCGGCGGTGTTGATGCCGGTCTTGCCGCCGACGGCCGCGTCGACCATGCCGAGCACGGTGGTGGGCACGGCGATCCAGCGCACCCCGCGCAGCCAGCTGGCCGCGACGAATCCGGCGAGGTCGGTGGAGGCCCCGCCGCCGACGCCCACGATGACGTCGCTGCGGGTGAAGCCCGACTGGCCGAGCGCCTTCCAGCAGTAGGCGGCGACCTCTGCGGTCTTGGCCTCCTCCGCGTTGGGCACCTGGATGGCGACGGCCTCGTAGCCCTGGCCCGCCAGATCCTCACGCAGCGCCTCACCGGTCTCGGCGAGCGCCTCGGGGTGGATGACGGCGACGCGCTTGGCCCGGGTGCCGATCAGTCCTGGCAGTTCGCCGAGGAGCTGACGGCCGACCAGGACCTCGTACGGGTCCGTGCCCGCCGTGCCCGCGACCTGGATACGGGTCGGGGCGGCAGGGCTCTCAGGGGTGTTCGAGGTCACGCTTCCTTCAACTCCAGTACGTCGAGGATCGCCTGGGCGACCTCTTCCGGGGTGCGGTCGTCGGTGGCGACGACGGCACGGGCGACTTCGGTGTACAGCCCGCGGCGCGCGTCCATCAGCTCACGCCACTGCCGGCGCGGGTTGACGGCGAGCAGCGGGCGCGCGGTGGCGAGGCCGGTGCGCTTGACCGCCTCCTCCACCTCCATGGAGAGGTAGACGACAGGCAGCCCGGACAGCAGGGCGCGGGTCGACCCGTCGAGGACGGCGCCGCCTCCGAGGGCGAGGACGCCGTCGTGCTCCTCGATCGCCCCGCGCACCGCGGCGCGCTCCAGCTCGCGGAAGAAGGCCTCTCCCTCGTCGACGAAGATGTCGGCGATGGTGCGGTCCTGCGAGGTGACGATGTCCGCGTCGGTGTCGCGATAGGTGGTGCCCAGCCGTTCGGCGAGGAGTTCACCGACGGTCGACTTGCCCACACCCATGGGCCCGACCAGGACGATCAGAGGGCCGGTCACCGGATCTGGAGGTTGTCGAGGTAGGAACCGACGTTACGGCGGGTCTCGGGAACACTGTCCCCGCCGAACTTCTCGGCCACCGCGTCCGCCAGCACCAGCGCCACCATCGCCTCCGCGACGATCCCCGCCGCGGGTACCGCGCACACGTCGGAACGCTGGTGATGTGCCTGCGTCGCCTCACCGGTCGCCACATCCACCGTCGCCAGGGCACGCGGCACCGTGGCGATCGGCTTCATCGCGGCCCGCACGCGCAGCAGCTCACCCGTGGTCAGCCCGCCCTCGGTCCCGCCGGAGCGGCCCGACGTGCGCCGGATACCGTCCTCGGTGCGCACGATCTCGTCGTGCGCCTGCGAACCGGGCACCCGTGCCAGGTCGAAACCGTCGCCGACCTCCACGCCCTTGATGGCCTGGATGCCCATGAGGGCGGCGGCGAGCCGCGCGTCCAGCCTGCGGTCCCAGTGGACATGCGAACCGAGCCCCACCGGCACGCCGTAGGCCAGTACCTCGACCACGCCGCCGAGGGTGTCGCCGTCCTTGTGGGCCTGGTCGATCTCCTCGACCATGGCCCGGCTCGCGTCCGGGTCGAGACAGCGCACGGGGTCGGCGTCGAGCCGCTCCACGTCGCCGGGGACCGGGTACACACCGTACGGCGCCTTGGCCGAGGCCAGCTCCGTCACGTGGCTGACGATCTCGATCCCGGCGGTCTCCCGCAGGTACGAACGGGCGACCGCGCCCAGGGCGACCCTGGCCGCCGTCTCCCGCGCCGAGGCGCGCTCAAGGACCGGCCGGGCCTCGGCGAATCCGTACTTCTGCATCCCCGCGAGGTCGGCGTGGCCGGGGCGCGGACGCGTCAGCGGAGCGTTGCGCGCGGACTCCGCCAGCACGGCCGGATCCACGGGATCGGCCGACATGACCTTCTCCCACTTCGGCCACTCCGTGTTGCCGACCATGACCGCGACCGGCGAACCCATCGTCAGGCCGTGCCTGACCCCGCCGAGGAAGGTGACCTCGTCACGCTCGAACTTCATCCGCGCGCCGCGCCCATAGCCCAGCCGGCGCCGCGCGAGGTGGTCGGCGACCATGTCTGTGGTGATCGGCACGCCGGCGGGAAGACCCTCCAGCGTCGCCACGAGTGCGGGTCCGTGCGACTCCCCCGCGGTCAGCCAACGCAGCCTGCTCAACGGTGCTCCTCCTGCTCGCGCGCTGAAACTGCAGCGGCGCGACCGGGTGCGCGGCCCTGGCCCGCCGTCCCCGATCCTCCCATGCCGCCGTACGGCACCGGCGTCCTGTCCGGCCCCCGGACGCGGATTCCGCCGCGCGTGGCGGAGGGCGGCCGTGGAGGAGTACGCACCGCGGCCGCGAACAGGCCACGCCCGTAACGGAACCGCCCGCGCGAAGGCCCCGTCCCGTGCGATCTGTCACATCCGCCGGCCGGTGTCAGCCGTTACCGCAGCGCGTCGAGCCCCGCCTGCCGCATCGCGGCCAGGGGCGAACGCGAATCGCCCGTGAACAGCCCGAACTGGTGGACGGCCTGATGGACGAGGAGGTCGAGTCCGCTGAGCACCGCTCCGCCCCGCTGCTGCCACGCGGCGGCGAGCGCTGTGGGCCAGGGGTCGTACAGCACATCGAAGAGGGTGCCGACCTCGGACGGCAGCCGCTCCTTCAGCGTGTCCGTGGCGCCCTTCGGCGTGGTGGCGACGACGAGCGGGCTCTCGAAGGCGGCCTGCGCCTGCGACCAGTCGACGGTCTTGACGTTGACGCCGAGACGTTCGCCCCATCCCCGCATCTCGGCCGCCCTGGCCTCGCTGCGTACGTACGCGACGATGTCCTGGACACCGAGCCCGGAGAGGGCGGCCACGGCGGAGGACGCCGTCGCTCCCGCTCCCAGGATCGAGGCGCTGTCCACCGCCCCTACCCCGGACTCCCGCAGGGCGGCCACGAGTCCGGGGATGTCGGTGTTGTCGCCGATCCGCCGCCCATCGCCGGTGAGGACGACCGTGTTGACGGCCTCCACCGAGGCCGCCGTGTCGCTGATCTCGTCCAGCAGCGGCATCACCGCGCGCTTGAGCGGCATGGTCAGGGACAGCCCCGCCCACTCGGGGCCGAGCCCTTCGAGGAAGCCGGGCAGGGCCTCCTCGTCGATCTCGAAGCGGTCGTAGGACCACGCGCCGAGCCCGAGGGCGGCGAACGCCGCCCGGTGCAGGACAGGGGAGAGCGAATGGGCGATGGGCGAGCCGAGGACGGCGGCGCGTCGCGGGCCGGCGGGCTCGGTCGCCCTAGTTCTGTCGGTCATTGAATTCCCGCACCAGCTTGTCGTGCTCCGCCAGGGTCTTGGCGAATTCGGTCTTGTCGCCGTCGACGGAGACGAAGAACATCCAGTGACCCGCGTCGGGGTGGATGGCCGCGTTCAGTGCTTCCTCACCAGGATTGCTGATCGGCCCCGGCGGAAGTCCCTTGTTGACGTACGTGTTGTACGGGTCGTTGAAACTCCGGATCTCCGCGACCGAGATATTGATCTTGCTCTGCTTCTTCGCGTAATTGTAGGTGGAGTCGAATTCGAGCTTCTGATTGGTGACCATGTTGGACGTCTTGAGGCGGTTGTAGACGACCGCGGCCATCTTCTTGAAGTCCTCATGAGTCTTGCCCTCGGCCTGCACGAGGCTGCCTACGGTAAGGACGTCGAGCGGGTCGTCGAGATGCAGCTTCTTGGCCTTGCCCGCCAGATCGAATTCGGTGAACTGCTGGTTGGCCTCTTCGACCATCCGCTTGAGGACCTCACCCGGCTTCTCGTCCTTGTCGACCGGATAGCTCGACGGGTAGAGGAACCCTTCCAACGGGTCCTTGATGTCCTCGTGGGAGTCCGCCCATTTGGGCAGGCCGAATTTCTTCCAGTCCGACTTGGCGACCTCGGCGGTCGTGCCTTTTTTGAGTGCGAGCCGTTTGTCGATCTGCTCGTACACCCAGGAGCTGCGGGCACCCTCGGGCACGATGAGGTTGTTTCGGCTCTTCGGGTTCAGCATGAGTTCGACGGCGCTCGCCGCGGACATCTTCTTCTGCATGGAGTAGACGCCGGGCTGAATCGTCTTGCCCTTGGGATTGCTCTGCTGCGCGGCGACGAAAGCGTCCGAACTCTTGACAACGCCTTTGTCCCTGAGCCGGTTGGCGATGTCGTAGCCGACGGCGTCCCTGGGGATCACCACCGTCACAACGCTGCCGTTACCGGAGCCCGAGAAGTCCTCTGCCGGGCCGAAGCGGGCATCCCAGAACTGGTACCCGTAATAAGCGACAGCGCCACCGCCGCCGAGCAGGACGACCGAGACCACCAGACAGGCGCAGCCGCTGCGGCGCTTTTTCGGCTTGCCGCCGCGTCCTTTGCCGCGGCCGCGCCGGTCGGATTCCTCTTCCTCCGTGTCCCGGCCGTCGTCACCGTCGCTCGCGAAGAACGCGTGTTCGGGTTCGTTCGGTTCCGGGTCCCAGTCGTGGC from Streptomyces tsukubensis encodes:
- a CDS encoding dihydroorotase, whose translation is MSKILIRGARVLGKETQDVLIDGETIASVGSGLDAEGATVIEAEGQVLLPGLVDLHTHLREPGREDSETVLTGTRAAAVGGFTAVHAMANTFPVADTAGVVEQVWRLGKESGYCDVQPVGAVTVGLAGKQLAELGAMHDSAAGVRVFSDDGKCVDDAVIMRRALEYVKAFDGVVAQHAQEPRLTEGAEMNEGVVSAELGLGGWPAVAEESIIARDVLLAAHVGSRVHICHLSTAGSVELVRWAKSKGWNVTAEVTPHHLLLTEDLVRSYNPVYKVNPPLRTKADVMALREALADGTIDCVATDHAPHPHEDKDCEWAAAAMGMVGLETALSVVQETMVETGLVDWSVVADRMSARPARIGRLKGHGRPVEAGEPANLTLVDPAYRGTVDPAGFASRSRNTPYQGRELPGRVTHTFLRGRATVVDGKLA
- a CDS encoding aspartate carbamoyltransferase catalytic subunit; amino-acid sequence: MMRHLISAADLTRDDAVLILDTAEEMARVADRPIKKLPTLRGRTVVNLFFEDSTRTRISFEAAEKRLSADVINFTAKGSSVSKGESLKDTAQTLEAMGVDAVVIRHGASGAPYRLATSGWIDAAVINAGDGTHQHPTQALLDAFTMRRRLIGRDTGLGQDLTGRRVTVVGDILHSRVARSNVDLLHTLGAEVTLVAPPTLLPIGVGEWPCEVSYDLDRVLPKTDAVMMLRVQRERMNAAFFPTEREYSRRYGLDGERMARMPGDAIVMHPGPMVRGMEITAEVADSDRCTVLEQVTNGVSIRMAVLYLLLGGNESEAAHQAQAGTHSPRSEHSASTASEEK
- the pyrR gene encoding bifunctional pyr operon transcriptional regulator/uracil phosphoribosyltransferase PyrR translates to MDTKNPDEARPVLEGPDIARVMTRIAHEIVERAKGADDVVLLGIPTRGVFLARRLAAKLQEITGRAIPVGSLDITMYRDDLRMKPARAIGRTDIPVDGVDGRLVVLVDDVLFSGRTIRAALDALGDIGRPRAVQLAVLVDRGHRELPIRADYVGKNLPTSLRETVKVQLAEEDGRDAVLLGIPGAANSAPATGEQ
- the bldD gene encoding transcriptional regulator BldD, which gives rise to MSSEYAKQLGAKLRAIRTQQGLSLHGVEEKSQGRWKAVVVGSYERGDRAVTVQRLAELADFYGVPVQELLPGTTPGGAAEPPPKLVLDLERLAHVPAEKAGPLQRYAATIQSQRGDYNGKVLSIRQDDLRTLAVIYDQSPSVLTEQLISWGVLDADARRAVAHEDN
- the nusB gene encoding transcription antitermination factor NusB; the protein is MAARNTARKRAFQILFEADQRGTDVVTVLADWVRHARTDTRQPPVSEYTMELVEGYAGYRSRIDDLISQYAVDWTLDRMPVVDRNILRLGAYELIWVDGTPDAVVIDEAVELAKEFSTDESPTFVNGMLGRFKELKPTLRREA
- the efp gene encoding elongation factor P; translation: MASTNDLKNGMVLKLDNGQLWSVVEFQHVKPGKGPAFVRTKLKNVLSGKVVDKTFNAGVKVETANVDKRGMQYSYKDGEYFVFMDMDTYDQVHIDPKVVGDAANYLLEGFEAVVAMYEGNPLYVELPAAVELVIAETEPGVQGDRSTGGTKPAELETGHSISVPLFITTGEKIKVDTRTGDYLGRVNS
- a CDS encoding M24 family metallopeptidase, which translates into the protein MAEVYAARRERLRERYTAVGSGAAVISRPANVRYLTGAAPRGAVLFLGPEQPGEDVLLCARQPTGRQDEGRPDEALRVTLLPAPDADAAVAAAGLAVRLGAETIAVEEHDLTVARHRALGSAAEGLRLTDLGRAVEQLRLVKDEEEISCLRIAAEIVDQALGELLESILVGRTERHLALELERRLVDHGADGAAFPTSVGTGPNAGVSGHRPTDRRVEEGDFLTVCLGAGYRGYLCEIGRTFVIGTAPEEWQIELYDLVFAAQRAGREALVPGVACRDVDRAVRQVLTSAGYAEGLPALMGHGVGLEIDEDPQFAPAAMGKLDACVPVTVEPGVHLPGRGGVRIDDTLVVRPEADGGPELLTITTKELLAL
- a CDS encoding AAA family ATPase gives rise to the protein MHHAAGSEPPPPEGWRHAQLPSGPPPVPYPIWTADQQPPPHGGPPPPPGSALPPPGGNGGPPPAAGHLPPPPGAPAPVPRHPGPPANPGPAPHHHAPAPPGPPPPRVPPVPDTTGHVQLPPGGPVAMPRPPQGPGHADTGATTLAVLLIGPAGAGKTTVAKHWAARRGVPTAHISLDDVREWVHSGFADPQTGWNDHSEAQYRLARRTCGFAARNFLANGISCILDDAVFPDRPVVGLGGWKRHVGPGLLPVVLLPGLEIVLERNAARRGNRRLTDEEVASIHGRMAGWYGSGLPIIDNSHLDVADTARVLDDVLARAIASPPQW
- the aroB gene encoding 3-dehydroquinate synthase — protein: MTSNTPESPAAPTRIQVAGTAGTDPYEVLVGRQLLGELPGLIGTRAKRVAVIHPEALAETGEALREDLAGQGYEAVAIQVPNAEEAKTAEVAAYCWKALGQSGFTRSDVIVGVGGGASTDLAGFVAASWLRGVRWIAVPTTVLGMVDAAVGGKTGINTAEGKNLVGAFHPPAGVLCDLAALDSLPVNDFVSGLAEVIKAGFIADPVILDLIESDPAAARTPEGPHTAELIVRSIQVKADVVSGDLKESGARETLNYGHTLAHAIEKNERYKWRHGAAVSVGLVFAAELGRFAGRLDDATADRHRAVLESVGLPLTYRGDQWPRLVENMKVDKKSRGDVLRFIVLDGLGKPAVLEGPDPAVLLAAYGEVSG
- a CDS encoding shikimate kinase, translated to MGVGKSTVGELLAERLGTTYRDTDADIVTSQDRTIADIFVDEGEAFFRELERAAVRGAIEEHDGVLALGGGAVLDGSTRALLSGLPVVYLSMEVEEAVKRTGLATARPLLAVNPRRQWRELMDARRGLYTEVARAVVATDDRTPEEVAQAILDVLELKEA